A single Novosphingobium sp. SL115 DNA region contains:
- a CDS encoding REDY-like protein HapK → MHIFAVFNLKPGVSEADYLDWARSTDIPTVNALPSIASFRVFRTTGVMGSDAKPPFGYIEVLDVADMAQFEKDVSTAAMGEVAAAFNNMVEVTFLTTEEVAA, encoded by the coding sequence ATGCACATTTTTGCAGTTTTCAATCTAAAGCCCGGTGTTTCGGAAGCCGACTATCTTGATTGGGCGCGCAGCACCGACATTCCCACCGTCAACGCGCTGCCTTCCATCGCCAGCTTCCGCGTGTTCCGCACAACAGGCGTGATGGGCAGCGACGCCAAGCCGCCGTTCGGCTATATCGAAGTGCTGGATGTTGCAGACATGGCGCAGTTCGAAAAGGACGTTTCGACCGCAGCAATGGGCGAAGTTGCCGCAGCATTCAACAACATGGTCGAAGTCACGTTCCTGACCACCGAAGAGGTGGCAGCGTGA
- a CDS encoding FAD-binding oxidoreductase encodes MSDSMTLAKIATAPADLRARLESIVGTDHVTDDEATLRLFSEDIWARGNHVVMLSVAPANTAELAAVVAATNDAGVDLAPRGAGMSYTTSYTPATDTTITLDMRRMDRVLRVSPEDMTVTVEAGCTWLALNEALKPHGLRTPFWGPMSGIYSTIGGGLSQLNAMFGAGHYGTSSESVIAVTMVLADGRTLRTGARGPDGDTPHYRHYGPDLAGLFMGDSGTLGIKAEVTLRLIQAPGFEDSVSFSFKTGEIMLQALAEMTRAGIASETCGFDPGLTKVRMKRMSMASDVKTLGKVIAKEKSIGKGLLAAAKIAMGGRNFIPEEEYPLHITAEGRCKEAVAADIAKAREIAARFEGAEIENSIAKVIRAMPFPAPNSILGPEGESWVPVHGQASLSTAPAMFAEIRAYFDSMQDTFDKHGIFNGFLFSSLSTTAIVIEPVFFWPEGYRPIHESMVEPAHLKNLKQLGPNPDATAVVNTAREQVKAICKKYGAAHFQIGRAYTAYRESRDEAFKDVLDAVKAVVDPRGIFNPGCLGFPIREGRN; translated from the coding sequence ATGTCTGACAGCATGACCCTTGCCAAGATCGCCACTGCCCCGGCCGACCTGCGCGCCCGTCTGGAATCGATCGTCGGGACAGATCACGTCACGGACGATGAAGCCACCCTGCGCCTGTTCAGCGAAGATATCTGGGCGCGCGGCAACCATGTGGTCATGCTTTCGGTCGCGCCTGCCAACACGGCAGAACTGGCCGCCGTTGTTGCCGCCACCAATGACGCAGGCGTCGATCTTGCCCCGCGCGGCGCAGGTATGAGCTATACCACCAGCTATACCCCCGCGACTGACACTACCATCACGCTCGACATGCGCCGTATGGACCGCGTGCTGCGCGTCAGTCCTGAAGACATGACCGTGACGGTCGAAGCGGGCTGCACCTGGCTGGCGCTGAACGAAGCGCTGAAGCCGCATGGCCTTCGCACCCCGTTCTGGGGACCGATGTCGGGCATCTATTCCACCATCGGCGGTGGGCTTTCACAGCTTAACGCCATGTTCGGCGCAGGCCATTACGGCACGTCGAGCGAAAGCGTAATTGCCGTCACCATGGTCCTTGCCGATGGCCGCACGCTGCGCACCGGCGCGCGTGGCCCCGATGGCGATACCCCGCATTACCGCCACTATGGCCCCGATCTGGCAGGTCTGTTCATGGGCGATTCCGGCACGCTGGGCATCAAGGCCGAAGTGACGTTGCGCCTGATACAGGCTCCGGGCTTTGAAGATTCCGTCTCGTTCTCGTTCAAGACGGGCGAGATCATGCTACAGGCTCTGGCGGAGATGACCCGTGCTGGCATCGCATCGGAAACATGCGGATTTGACCCCGGCCTGACCAAAGTGCGCATGAAGCGCATGTCGATGGCGAGCGACGTGAAGACTCTGGGCAAAGTCATTGCCAAGGAAAAGTCCATCGGCAAGGGTCTGCTGGCCGCTGCCAAGATCGCCATGGGCGGGCGCAACTTCATCCCCGAAGAAGAATACCCGCTGCACATCACGGCAGAAGGTCGTTGCAAGGAAGCCGTCGCCGCAGATATTGCCAAGGCGCGCGAAATCGCCGCCCGGTTCGAAGGCGCGGAGATTGAAAACTCCATCGCCAAGGTCATCCGCGCGATGCCTTTCCCCGCGCCGAACTCGATCCTTGGGCCTGAAGGCGAAAGCTGGGTGCCGGTGCATGGTCAGGCCTCGCTGTCCACCGCGCCAGCCATGTTCGCCGAAATCCGCGCCTACTTCGATTCGATGCAGGATACGTTCGACAAGCACGGCATCTTCAACGGCTTCCTGTTTTCCTCGCTGTCCACCACGGCCATCGTCATTGAACCGGTGTTCTTCTGGCCCGAAGGCTATCGCCCCATCCATGAATCGATGGTGGAACCGGCGCACCTGAAGAACCTGAAGCAGCTTGGCCCCAACCCGGATGCGACCGCCGTGGTCAACACCGCGCGCGAACAGGTAAAGGCCATCTGCAAAAAGTACGGCGCCGCCCACTTCCAGATCGGCCGTGCCTATACCGCCTATCGCGAAAGCCGCGACGAAGCCTTCAAGGACGTGCTCGACGCGGTGAAGGCCGTGGTCGATCCGCGCGGCATCTTCAATCCTGGTTGCCTTGGTTTCCCGATCCGCGAAGGGCGAAACTGA
- the leuD gene encoding 3-isopropylmalate dehydratase small subunit — MIPFTTLHSTAVPLLRDNVDTDAIIPSREMKTTGRTGLADGLFAPWRYTDVAARVPDPAFPLNQPQAHGAAILLGGANFGCGSSREHAVWALAEYGIRCVIAESFAPIFRANCIRNGILPITLDRTVVDGLGWQALDVDLTTQTVRSGDQVHTFTIEDEPRLMLLEGLDAIALTLKSLPEIDAWTAADRARRPWIYAGTPK, encoded by the coding sequence ATGATCCCGTTCACCACGCTCCATTCCACCGCCGTCCCGCTGTTGCGCGATAACGTCGATACTGACGCGATCATCCCCAGCCGCGAGATGAAGACCACCGGGCGCACCGGTCTTGCCGATGGGCTGTTTGCCCCGTGGCGTTACACCGATGTCGCCGCGCGCGTGCCCGATCCTGCCTTCCCGCTGAACCAGCCACAGGCCCACGGCGCGGCTATCCTGCTGGGCGGAGCCAACTTCGGCTGCGGATCAAGCCGCGAACACGCGGTCTGGGCGCTGGCCGAATATGGCATCCGCTGCGTGATTGCCGAAAGCTTCGCCCCCATCTTCCGCGCCAACTGCATCCGCAACGGCATTCTGCCGATCACGCTGGACCGCACCGTGGTTGATGGCCTTGGCTGGCAGGCACTGGATGTGGACCTTACCACCCAAACCGTGCGCAGCGGCGATCAGGTCCACACCTTCACCATCGAGGACGAACCGCGCCTGATGCTGCTTGAAGGGTTGGACGCCATCGCCCTCACCTTGAAATCCCTCCCCGAAATCGACGCATGGACGGCTGCCGATCGCGCCCGCCGTCCGTGGATCTATGCCGGAACCCCAAAATGA
- a CDS encoding FAD-dependent oxidoreductase, translating to MIPTFEYVIPVLVIGGGACGCVAALSAHDAGAQVLLVEQDERPMGSTGMSQGLICAAGTQAQTALGIEDSADRYFEDIMAKTKGLTDPVLARAIADHAGPTVDWMVEAHDLPWELDTGFRPAYGNSTFRVHGWRGHGGQDMVDLLHARMADAGIDVLLGAKLVEVHADNTGRIHGVTLERPDGAQELVGCETLILACGGFAANHAMVAQHMPDVAHARNNGHEGSQGTGIAVAQRLGAALGDMGAYQGYAMLTEPQGIPVPPGVPVEGGVLVNIEGHRFTNEVEDIAGMVHPVLAQPGDHVWVVFDQRIEAVTDYIPEMQQLIALNAAKKADTPEELAALIGVPADALAATLAQAHAAQASGQPDAQGRLWGDDKPPVAPFRAVKVVGAIFHTQGGLQIDGTARVLREDGTPLPNLFAGGGAARSVSGPAHWGYLPAMGLATAVTFGRLAGLHAAALAQESVAA from the coding sequence ATGATTCCCACTTTCGAATATGTGATCCCCGTTCTGGTGATCGGCGGCGGGGCCTGTGGCTGCGTCGCGGCGCTTTCGGCCCATGATGCAGGCGCGCAAGTGCTGCTTGTGGAACAGGACGAGCGTCCGATGGGCAGCACCGGCATGTCGCAAGGCCTGATCTGCGCCGCCGGAACGCAAGCGCAAACCGCGCTGGGCATAGAAGACAGTGCGGACCGCTATTTCGAAGACATCATGGCCAAGACAAAGGGCCTGACCGACCCGGTACTGGCGCGTGCCATTGCCGACCATGCCGGGCCGACGGTCGACTGGATGGTCGAAGCGCACGATCTGCCTTGGGAACTCGATACCGGGTTCCGTCCCGCTTATGGCAATTCCACCTTCCGCGTGCATGGCTGGCGCGGTCACGGCGGACAGGACATGGTGGACCTGCTCCACGCCCGCATGGCCGATGCCGGGATCGACGTGCTGCTGGGCGCAAAGCTGGTTGAAGTTCATGCCGACAACACCGGCCGTATCCACGGCGTCACGCTGGAACGTCCCGATGGTGCGCAAGAACTGGTGGGCTGTGAAACGCTGATCCTTGCCTGCGGGGGCTTTGCCGCCAATCATGCCATGGTCGCGCAGCACATGCCCGATGTGGCCCACGCGCGGAATAATGGCCACGAAGGCAGTCAGGGCACCGGTATTGCCGTTGCGCAGCGGCTCGGTGCCGCTCTGGGCGATATGGGGGCCTATCAGGGCTATGCCATGCTCACCGAACCACAGGGCATTCCGGTGCCGCCGGGCGTGCCTGTCGAAGGCGGCGTTTTGGTGAACATCGAAGGCCACCGCTTCACCAACGAGGTTGAGGATATCGCCGGGATGGTCCACCCGGTGCTGGCCCAGCCCGGCGACCATGTGTGGGTGGTTTTCGATCAGCGCATCGAAGCTGTCACCGACTACATCCCCGAAATGCAGCAACTGATCGCGCTGAATGCCGCGAAAAAGGCCGATACGCCTGAAGAACTGGCCGCGCTGATCGGTGTGCCTGCCGATGCACTGGCGGCAACTTTGGCGCAGGCCCATGCTGCGCAGGCCAGCGGCCAGCCCGATGCGCAGGGCCGCCTATGGGGCGATGACAAGCCACCGGTCGCGCCGTTCCGCGCGGTGAAGGTCGTCGGCGCGATCTTCCACACGCAGGGCGGGCTTCAGATTGATGGCACCGCGCGCGTGCTGCGCGAAGATGGCACCCCCCTGCCCAACCTGTTTGCTGGCGGCGGCGCGGCGCGGTCTGTCTCAGGCCCGGCGCACTGGGGCTATCTGCCCGCGATGGGCCTTGCCACGGCGGTCACCTTCGGTCGCCTTGCCGGGCTTCACGCCGCCGCGCTGGCGCAGGAATCGGTTGCTGCGTGA
- a CDS encoding VOC family protein, producing the protein MTLLKCATHVVSDLDDAIARYESWMEYRTVERGEVPVDLAAAWNAPASAGRGYAVLQPASGEAVFLRFVEGDPVPEYAPIRTYGWAAIELCVTDVEAVNEKMLQSPFEVIGPPKPLDGFATVKPMQVRGADLETVYLTEILQPGPGTGLPEPKSLVDRPFIMVLACPDLRKTAQWVKDVLGLPMIDPVAIRYSMIEKAFGLPETAKTELTTARGGGQVFLELDQYPDAATERPRHEGALPPGVAITTMLYPDFDRLEGHWASAPVVREGAVYGGKRSGVLVTPEGALLEVVEGGEI; encoded by the coding sequence ATGACTTTATTGAAGTGCGCCACGCACGTTGTCAGCGATCTGGATGACGCCATCGCGCGGTATGAAAGCTGGATGGAATACCGCACGGTCGAACGCGGTGAAGTGCCTGTCGATCTTGCAGCAGCATGGAATGCCCCTGCCAGCGCAGGACGCGGTTATGCCGTGCTGCAACCTGCTTCGGGTGAAGCGGTGTTCCTGCGCTTTGTCGAAGGCGATCCGGTGCCTGAATATGCGCCGATCCGCACCTATGGCTGGGCCGCTATCGAACTGTGCGTGACCGACGTTGAAGCCGTGAACGAAAAGATGCTGCAAAGCCCGTTCGAGGTGATTGGCCCGCCCAAACCGCTGGACGGCTTTGCCACGGTCAAGCCGATGCAGGTGCGCGGGGCTGATCTGGAAACGGTCTATCTGACGGAAATTCTGCAACCGGGACCGGGCACGGGTCTGCCCGAACCCAAGTCGCTGGTCGACCGGCCTTTCATCATGGTTCTGGCCTGCCCTGACTTGCGCAAGACCGCCCAGTGGGTGAAGGATGTGCTGGGCCTGCCGATGATCGATCCGGTGGCGATCCGCTATTCGATGATCGAAAAGGCGTTCGGCCTGCCCGAAACCGCCAAGACAGAACTGACCACGGCGCGCGGTGGTGGCCAGGTGTTCCTTGAACTGGACCAGTATCCTGACGCGGCCACTGAACGCCCGCGCCATGAAGGCGCGCTGCCGCCCGGCGTTGCGATCACCACCATGCTCTATCCCGATTTTGACCGGCTTGAAGGCCACTGGGCCAGCGCGCCGGTGGTGCGCGAAGGCGCGGTTTATGGCGGCAAGCGCAGCGGTGTGCTGGTGACGCCCGAAGGCGCGCTGCTCGAAGTGGTCGAAGGGGGAGAAATCTGA
- a CDS encoding MmgE/PrpD family protein — MPETDAAGAANPAHVLIDHALSLRWADLPEDVKAQAQTFLHDSLAVGVAGRNAAHADAVLAMVQGWGAGDVASVLGRPDVRLPAPSAAFINGFQIHGQEYDCVHEPAVLHPMATVLAALLAEAQRGEPVTGERFLTAIVAGVDVAVTLGLAAPDALKFFRPATAGIFGCVAAIASLRTMPRDVALDAFGHALALVSGTMQAHVEGKPALPVQVANAARSSLVAIDLARGGMPGVTRPLDGPFGYFPLMEVREALAPALARLGQGNRITEVSWKPFPTGRAGHGGIVAVQQLRDEQGLAAADLDSLEYHAPPLIYRLVGRPAKLGMEPGYARLCMQYLAAVTLLRGKVTLGDFTRESLDDAAVLALAAKITVVADDNPDLAAFVPARAVVRTTDGQVLTQDVSAQLGSPQWPLSEAQHMAKALGCLEFAGLEACHDALIAAVATLPQADDAMASLIASGVMR, encoded by the coding sequence ATGCCAGAGACTGACGCGGCAGGAGCGGCAAACCCGGCGCATGTTCTTATCGATCACGCGCTGTCCTTGCGCTGGGCGGACCTGCCGGAAGATGTGAAGGCGCAGGCGCAGACGTTCCTGCACGATTCGCTGGCCGTGGGTGTGGCAGGGCGCAATGCTGCCCACGCCGATGCGGTGCTGGCGATGGTGCAGGGCTGGGGCGCGGGCGATGTGGCATCGGTGCTGGGCAGGCCGGACGTGCGCCTGCCTGCGCCGTCCGCCGCGTTCATCAACGGCTTCCAGATTCACGGGCAGGAATATGACTGCGTGCACGAACCTGCCGTGCTGCACCCGATGGCGACCGTCTTGGCAGCGCTGCTGGCAGAGGCACAGCGGGGAGAGCCGGTAACGGGCGAACGGTTCCTGACCGCCATTGTGGCGGGCGTTGATGTGGCGGTGACACTGGGCCTTGCCGCGCCCGATGCGCTGAAGTTTTTCCGCCCTGCAACGGCGGGCATCTTCGGCTGCGTGGCGGCAATTGCCAGCCTGCGCACCATGCCGCGCGATGTGGCGCTGGATGCGTTCGGCCACGCGCTTGCGCTGGTTTCAGGCACGATGCAGGCCCACGTCGAAGGCAAGCCCGCGCTGCCGGTGCAGGTGGCCAATGCTGCGCGCAGCAGCCTTGTCGCCATCGATCTGGCGCGGGGTGGAATGCCGGGGGTTACCCGTCCACTGGACGGGCCTTTCGGTTATTTCCCGTTGATGGAAGTGCGCGAAGCACTTGCCCCCGCACTGGCGCGATTGGGGCAGGGCAACCGCATTACGGAAGTAAGCTGGAAGCCGTTCCCGACGGGGCGCGCAGGGCACGGTGGGATCGTGGCGGTGCAGCAGTTGCGCGACGAACAGGGCCTTGCCGCTGCCGATCTGGACAGCCTTGAGTACCACGCGCCGCCGCTGATCTACCGGCTTGTCGGGCGTCCGGCAAAGCTGGGGATGGAGCCGGGCTATGCGCGGCTGTGCATGCAATATCTGGCCGCCGTAACCCTGTTGCGCGGCAAGGTGACGCTGGGTGATTTCACCCGCGAATCGCTGGACGATGCTGCAGTGCTGGCGCTGGCAGCAAAAATCACGGTTGTTGCCGATGATAACCCTGATCTGGCAGCTTTTGTGCCTGCGCGCGCGGTTGTGCGGACAACAGATGGTCAGGTGCTGACGCAAGATGTGAGCGCGCAACTGGGATCACCGCAATGGCCCCTGTCTGAAGCGCAGCATATGGCCAAAGCCCTGGGATGCCTTGAATTTGCAGGGCTTGAAGCGTGCCATGATGCGCTGATCGCTGCCGTAGCGACGCTGCCGCAGGCAGACGATGCCATGGCCAGCCTGATCGCCAGCGGTGTGATGCGATAG
- a CDS encoding zinc-binding dehydrogenase has product MGGQETYRAIRLERIAPSFREGADVVELPITDPVRGEIRVRNLHCGVNAIFDTQIARNAVDYVKIAIPTFTGVEAIGTVEAVGEGVKGYAVGDAVVTVRFTGGYREANTAAVANFAPAPAPTREYLALASTGVSALVALEQIGEVKLGETVAISAAAGGLGHLLVQLAVLKGCRVIGVAGGAEKCAFVASLGAERVIDYRSEDVGAVLAAEYPDGIDVAIDTVSGTIFDAFLANIANHGRLVVGGAAADLEGKPEIVTGPRVAHAIYYKGASVRGFMNGLLTAHWDDARKRLYDLYAQGKLRVAFDSQRNVGLEGIYDGIERLLSGKSMGKVIVDIVDQGE; this is encoded by the coding sequence ATGGGGGGGCAAGAAACCTATCGCGCAATCCGCCTTGAACGGATTGCGCCCAGCTTCCGCGAAGGTGCAGACGTGGTCGAACTGCCGATCACCGACCCGGTGCGCGGCGAAATCCGCGTGCGCAACCTGCACTGCGGCGTGAATGCCATCTTCGACACGCAGATCGCGCGCAACGCGGTCGATTACGTCAAGATCGCCATTCCCACTTTCACCGGTGTCGAAGCCATCGGCACGGTTGAGGCCGTGGGCGAAGGCGTAAAGGGCTATGCCGTGGGCGATGCGGTGGTCACCGTGCGCTTTACCGGCGGCTACCGCGAAGCGAATACCGCCGCCGTGGCCAACTTCGCCCCTGCCCCTGCGCCCACGCGCGAATATCTTGCGCTCGCCTCCACCGGCGTTTCGGCACTGGTTGCGCTGGAACAGATTGGCGAGGTCAAGCTGGGCGAAACCGTGGCGATCTCCGCTGCGGCGGGCGGCCTTGGTCACCTGCTGGTGCAGCTTGCCGTGCTGAAGGGCTGCCGCGTTATCGGCGTTGCGGGCGGGGCTGAAAAGTGTGCCTTCGTCGCCTCGCTGGGGGCAGAGCGGGTGATCGATTACCGCTCTGAAGATGTTGGCGCGGTTCTGGCAGCGGAATATCCCGATGGCATTGACGTTGCCATCGATACTGTCAGCGGCACCATCTTTGACGCCTTCCTTGCCAATATCGCCAACCATGGCCGCCTTGTCGTCGGCGGGGCTGCGGCAGACCTTGAAGGCAAGCCGGAAATCGTCACCGGCCCACGCGTGGCCCACGCCATCTACTACAAGGGCGCATCGGTGCGTGGCTTCATGAACGGGTTGCTGACCGCCCATTGGGACGATGCCCGCAAACGCCTTTACGACCTCTACGCCCAAGGCAAGCTGCGCGTGGCATTCGACAGCCAGCGCAATGTGGGGCTGGAGGGCATTTACGACGGCATCGAACGCCTGCTTTCGGGCAAATCGATGGGCAAGGTCATCGTCGATATCGTCGATCAGGGGGAGTAA
- a CDS encoding 3-isopropylmalate dehydratase large subunit — protein sequence MTISPKTLFEKIWDAHHVVQTAGGAHLIAIDRVFLHERTGAAALKSLAASGRPVRDPARVFAVMDHIVDTRIGRGDGTLMQGGSAFITETRAAAHAAGITLFDVNDPDQGITHVISPELGIVLPGATLVAPDSHTCTQGALGAFAWGIGSSEAEHAMATGVLRLDRPKTMRVRFTGTLSAGVTPKDMALHLLATHGAGGGAGHVVEFAGDAVTALDIEGRMTLCNMATEFSAMTAIIAPDEKTFTYLAGRRHAPAAFDAPYWATLKTDDDAAFDREIVIDAATIAPMVSWGTSPEHSMAVTATVPQGPERAHTYIGLDAGQTLAGTPIDAAFIGSCTNARLSDLRRAADLLRGRHIAPSIRKALVVPGSSAVKRAAEAEGLDKVFIDAGFEWRASGCSLCFFAGGESFPEGARTISSTNRNFEGRQGPGIRTHIASPETVAASAIAGAIADPREIAVREIAQ from the coding sequence ATGACAATTTCACCCAAGACGCTTTTCGAAAAGATCTGGGATGCGCACCATGTCGTCCAAACCGCAGGCGGTGCCCACCTTATCGCGATTGACCGCGTGTTCCTGCACGAACGCACCGGTGCCGCTGCGCTGAAATCGCTGGCCGCCAGTGGGCGCCCGGTCCGCGATCCGGCGCGGGTCTTCGCCGTGATGGACCATATCGTCGATACACGCATCGGACGCGGCGATGGCACCTTGATGCAGGGCGGCAGTGCCTTCATCACCGAAACCCGCGCCGCCGCCCACGCCGCCGGGATCACCCTGTTTGATGTGAACGATCCCGATCAGGGCATCACCCACGTCATTTCGCCGGAACTTGGCATCGTCCTGCCCGGTGCCACGCTGGTCGCACCCGACAGCCACACCTGCACCCAAGGCGCGCTGGGCGCGTTCGCATGGGGCATCGGTTCGTCCGAGGCCGAACATGCGATGGCCACCGGCGTCCTGCGCCTTGACCGGCCAAAGACCATGCGCGTGCGCTTCACCGGCACGCTGTCCGCTGGCGTCACGCCCAAAGACATGGCGCTGCACCTGCTGGCCACCCACGGCGCAGGCGGCGGTGCCGGCCATGTGGTGGAATTTGCAGGCGACGCCGTAACCGCGCTCGATATCGAAGGCCGCATGACCTTGTGTAACATGGCCACCGAATTTTCGGCCATGACCGCCATCATTGCGCCCGATGAAAAGACCTTCACTTACCTCGCCGGTCGCCGCCATGCCCCCGCCGCATTTGACGCACCCTATTGGGCCACGCTGAAAACCGACGATGATGCGGCATTCGACCGCGAAATCGTGATCGACGCTGCCACTATCGCCCCGATGGTAAGCTGGGGCACCAGCCCCGAACACAGCATGGCCGTCACCGCCACCGTGCCGCAAGGGCCGGAACGCGCGCACACCTATATCGGGCTGGACGCAGGCCAGACTTTGGCCGGCACGCCTATCGATGCCGCCTTCATCGGTTCGTGCACCAACGCCCGCCTGTCAGACCTGCGCCGCGCCGCCGATCTGCTGCGGGGCCGCCACATCGCGCCGTCGATCCGCAAGGCGCTGGTCGTCCCCGGCAGCTCCGCCGTAAAGCGCGCGGCAGAGGCAGAAGGGCTGGACAAGGTGTTCATCGACGCGGGCTTTGAATGGCGCGCCAGCGGCTGTTCCCTTTGCTTCTTTGCAGGCGGTGAAAGCTTCCCTGAAGGTGCCCGCACCATCAGCAGCACCAACCGCAATTTCGAAGGCCGCCAAGGCCCCGGTATCCGCACCCACATCGCCAGCCCCGAAACCGTGGCCGCGAGCGCGATTGCAGGCGCGATAGCCGATCCGCGCGAGATTGCCGTGCGGGAGATCGCGCAATGA
- a CDS encoding SDR family NAD(P)-dependent oxidoreductase, with product MKFAGKVAVITGSGRKAGLGEAIARRLSEEGAAVVIADIGGSRDSATPDAMIGAEAEMREVAESMPGAASTFSCDVRDPDQVRALAAHAVATHGSLDIWVNNAGIGYIMKPLGEVSADDWRAVIDVNLTGAWFGLQAAAEVMIEQGHAGRRGGRIINIASQAAKSGFMHAQAYTASKHGLVGLVRSASIELGAHGITVNNVCPNHVTTGLGKWQNEHFAAVQGISVEQYLKNMAARIPLGRPGLPEDTANAVAFLCSAEASYITGESMNVSGGEEPH from the coding sequence GTGAAATTTGCAGGCAAAGTCGCAGTCATCACCGGATCGGGCCGCAAGGCCGGATTGGGCGAGGCGATTGCCCGCCGCCTGAGCGAAGAAGGCGCCGCGGTGGTCATCGCCGACATCGGCGGATCGCGCGATTCTGCCACGCCCGATGCGATGATCGGGGCCGAGGCAGAAATGCGCGAAGTGGCCGAATCGATGCCCGGCGCAGCCTCCACCTTTTCGTGCGACGTGCGTGATCCGGATCAGGTACGCGCACTGGCGGCCCACGCGGTTGCCACGCACGGATCGCTGGATATCTGGGTGAACAACGCGGGTATCGGTTATATCATGAAGCCGCTGGGCGAAGTGTCAGCGGACGATTGGCGTGCGGTGATCGACGTGAACCTGACCGGCGCGTGGTTCGGGCTTCAGGCGGCTGCCGAAGTGATGATCGAACAGGGGCATGCCGGGCGTAGGGGCGGCCGCATCATCAACATCGCCAGCCAAGCGGCAAAGTCGGGCTTCATGCATGCGCAGGCCTATACTGCGTCCAAGCACGGGCTGGTCGGACTGGTGCGGTCCGCTTCGATCGAATTGGGCGCGCATGGCATCACCGTGAACAACGTGTGCCCCAACCATGTGACCACCGGCCTTGGCAAATGGCAGAACGAACACTTTGCCGCGGTGCAGGGGATCAGTGTTGAACAGTATCTCAAGAACATGGCCGCGCGCATTCCGCTGGGCCGTCCTGGCCTGCCGGAAGATACGGCCAATGCGGTCGCTTTCCTGTGTTCGGCAGAGGCGTCCTATATCACCGGCGAAAGCATGAACGTGTCTGGCGGCGAGGAGCCGCACTGA
- a CDS encoding class I SAM-dependent methyltransferase, producing MNASRNPQPSSSHAAVPNDPSAAYDGPPDYRVIGRHAVFPETSHDEIERINFLAQMNRHLAARVVPGVKAAYDSRVVPEFEAKHGRPMADRHEARRALLDDPAFQTWSALRRMTMEQRQQAGRWSALRQRERLNAIAAELTDGDPRLSLDPSLPIPRYVSAVDHHCMPGSYHTEYFPGDAVNGANYDHAGFVTTGGLLGKYSDGGGHAVVKWVKRNLPDFKPQNILEIGGTVGHSSLPLAQAFPEADMTIVDLGAPVLRYGLARAKSLGVDNISFVQGSGEDLSMYPDASFDWIQTTMFLHELSTKALRAIFAETRRLLKPGGIVLHVEQPQYAPEMPLFEQAMRDWDAFYNNEPFWSRMHEMDLDAEMVAAGFDRDKLIHGGVTGVVDRELFPDAEEDDTEDYGRKAAWHVIGAVA from the coding sequence GTGAACGCTTCGCGAAATCCCCAGCCTTCGTCTTCGCACGCTGCTGTGCCGAACGATCCTAGCGCCGCCTATGATGGTCCCCCGGACTATCGCGTGATTGGCCGCCACGCGGTTTTCCCCGAAACCAGCCATGACGAGATCGAGCGGATCAACTTCCTCGCCCAGATGAACCGGCACCTTGCCGCGCGCGTCGTGCCGGGTGTGAAAGCCGCATACGATTCGCGCGTCGTGCCCGAATTTGAAGCCAAGCATGGTCGCCCCATGGCAGACCGCCACGAAGCGCGCCGCGCCCTGCTGGACGACCCCGCGTTCCAGACATGGTCGGCCCTGCGCCGCATGACGATGGAACAGCGCCAGCAGGCCGGCCGGTGGAGCGCCTTACGCCAGCGCGAACGGCTGAACGCGATTGCCGCAGAGCTTACCGATGGCGACCCACGCCTCAGCCTTGATCCGTCATTGCCGATCCCGCGCTATGTCTCGGCGGTGGATCACCACTGCATGCCCGGTAGCTATCACACCGAATATTTCCCCGGCGATGCGGTAAATGGCGCGAATTACGACCATGCAGGTTTCGTCACCACCGGCGGTCTGCTGGGCAAATATTCCGATGGCGGCGGTCATGCCGTGGTCAAATGGGTCAAGCGCAACCTGCCCGATTTCAAGCCGCAGAATATCCTCGAAATCGGCGGCACTGTGGGCCATTCCTCGCTGCCGCTGGCGCAGGCTTTCCCCGAAGCGGACATGACGATTGTGGACCTTGGTGCGCCGGTGCTGCGCTATGGCCTTGCCCGCGCCAAGTCGCTGGGCGTGGACAACATCAGCTTTGTTCAGGGCAGCGGTGAAGACCTGTCGATGTATCCGGATGCCAGCTTTGACTGGATCCAGACCACGATGTTCCTGCACGAACTGTCGACCAAGGCGCTGCGCGCGATCTTTGCCGAAACGCGCCGCTTGCTGAAGCCGGGCGGCATCGTGCTGCATGTGGAACAGCCGCAATATGCGCCCGAAATGCCCCTGTTCGAACAGGCGATGCGCGATTGGGATGCGTTCTACAACAACGAACCGTTCTGGAGCCGGATGCACGAGATGGACCTCGACGCCGAAATGGTGGCCGCAGGGTTTGACCGTGACAAGCTGATCCACGGCGGGGTGACCGGCGTGGTCGACCGCGAACTCTTCCCTGATGCGGAAGAGGATGACACCGAAGATTATGGCCGCAAGGCCGCATGGCATGTGATCGGAGCCGTGGCATGA